One stretch of Bombina bombina isolate aBomBom1 chromosome 7, aBomBom1.pri, whole genome shotgun sequence DNA includes these proteins:
- the LOC128635690 gene encoding E3 ubiquitin/ISG15 ligase TRIM25-like, protein MACADLREELTCSVCLSIYTDPVTLICGHNFCLGCINRTWDHQDEGEYSCPECLHRFRRRPELNRNLRLRNIAETFQPTEPVDKTGILCTNCTQPAAKSCLLCEASLCDTHLRSHSKSEEHVLTEPTTSWGNRKHTKYKELLKYYCTEDAACICVSCSLAGEHRGHQVELLNEASERKKKWRDVLQNLTTKREKTEKRVQSLQEYRSGMGEKAAGVAEQHTALIMDIRKQLEDLEKRVLSEITRQQEQVLLTVSNQIQQLEKEKDELTRKMSHIEDLCNMTDPLTVLQEQESHRDDFCGAEKGDNEVTQRGDTQVTVQDLDEDLMSVTLYTGLADIVTDVKRKIYMQVTSDILLDINTANNNVIVSDDLKSVSFSRINHQRTDTPERFTYFPQVLSSTTFSSGRHYWEVETSELGHYRIGMWSSSLRRKGDESAIGDNNKSWCLYKWATRILSVVHDSVRTDLLHRLSCDRLGILLDYEAGRLSFYELCVPIRHLYTFTATFTEPLHAAFYVYKEAWVRIKS, encoded by the coding sequence ATGGCGTGTGCTGATCTGAGAGAGGAGCTAACTTGCTCTGTCTGCCTGAGCATTTACACAGATCCTGTAACTCTCATCTGTGGCCATAACTTCTGCCTGGGCTGTATTAACAGAACATGGGACCACCAGGATGAGGGGGAGTATTCCTGTCCTGAATGTCTACACAGGTTTAGGAGGAGACCTGAACTCAACAGGAACCTGAGGCTGCGTAATATAGCAGAGACTTTCCAACCTACTGAGCCTGTAGACAAGACTGGGATCTTGTGCACTAACTGTACTCAGCCTGCTGCTAAATCCTGTCTGCTGTGTGAGGCTTCTCTGTGTGATACCCACCTGAGGTCACACAGCAAGTCTGAGGAACACGTCTTAACTGAACCcaccacttcctggggtaacagaaaacaCACCAAATACAAGGAGCTGCTgaaatattactgcactgaggatgctgcctgtatctgtgtgtcctgctccctggccggagagcacaggggacaccaggtggagctgctgaatgaggcttctgagaggaaaaagaaatggagagatgttctgcagaatctgaccacaaagagagagaagactgagaaaagagtccagagtctgcaggagTACAGGAGTGGGATGggagagaaagcagctggtgtagcAGAGCAACACACTGCCCTGATTatggacatcaggaaacagctggaagacctagagaagcgagtcctgagtgagatcacccggcagcaggagcaggttttactcacagtCTCTAatcagatccagcagctggaaaaagagaaggACGAGCTGACCAGGAAGATGAGTCACATTGAGGatctgtgcaacatgactgacccattaactgtcctacaagaacaggaatcacataGAGATGACTTTTGTGGTGCTGAGAAGGGAGATAATGAGGTCACACAGAGAGGTGATACACAGGTGACTGTGCAGGATTTGGATGAGGATCTGATGTCAGTGACATTATACACAGGTTTAGCTGATATTGTGACTGATGTAAAGAGAAAGATCTATATGCAGGTGACATCAGACATATTACTGGATATAAACACAGCTAATAATAATGTTATTGTATCAGATGACCTGAAATCTGTATCCTTCTCACGTATAAACCATCAGCGAACAGACACACCTGAGAGATTTACATATTTTCCTCAGGTATTAAGCAGCACAACCTTTTCTTCAGGACGCCATTACTGGGAAGTGGAGACCAGTGAATTGGGGCACTACAGAATAGGGATGTGGAGCAGTAGTCTGAGGAGGAAAGGAGATGAGTCTGCGATAGGAGACAATAACAAGTCCTGGTGTTTGTACAAATGGGCGACGAGAATCCTTTCAGTGGTACATGACTCAGTACGTACTGATTTGCTTCACCGTCTATCATGTGACAGATTAGGAATACTGCTGGACTATGAGGCTGGGCGTCTGTCCTTTTATGAGCTATGCGTCCCGATCAGACACTTATACACCTTCACTGCCACCTTCACTGAGCCTCTTCATGCTGCATTTTATGTATATAAAGAGGCCTGGGTGAGAATCAAGTCCTAG